The window GAGGCCTTGAGAATATTCCCATTCCAACAACAAATTTAGTTGATGATCCACCTGTTCCCCCAACTGGCATGTTACTTACACtgccttaattttttttattaaattaaactaCATCCATGATCTATGATTATGATGATgtgttattaatttttttttattgcaaTGTGAATGTGATAACATGGCAGGTTACAAGTATATCAAGTCTATTAAAGTTTCAAAGAATGTTGTGGTCCCTGGTAGTGCCTCTAGATGCACATGCATTAAAGAAGGCAGATATAGGAATTGCCATGGACTCAGGCACAACAGTTGCAAAGGTATATTTGATGACTTTTTGACTAGTCAACTCTTTCTTATGTTGACTTTATGGTTATAATATAGCAAATTAATAATCATTATTATCAGAGTGCTTCAGACGTGGTTTTGACTGATGACAATTTTGCTACAATAGTTGCAGTAATGAGACTTTTTAAAGcctcataacatatcatattagTTTAGTATATTTATACCTTTTTATGGTTGGGATATTGATTTAGTTGGATCAAATATAGTCATAATAATGTTTTATAGTGCACGAAGTCTTGAAATTGAGCACTTCAGTAACATTGACTTCATTAGACTTTATAGCATATCTAGAAATGTACAAATGTTGTTTTCCATCGTAATGGCCCATagcatatcatattagtatagtaTATTTATGCAGTTATAAAATTATCATAAGGCTAATCGACACTCTTGTTTCAATTGGTTGATGTTCTGTTCCAATCCACGTGAAAATAAAGTTATGTTAAATCTGTTTATTGTGTGAAATTAATGCTACAACATATCATGAATGACTTAAATAGCTAAATTCATAGCATACTTTCTGTTGTTTTTATAGTGGATGAACTTTGTGATATGGAGTTGGATGTAAAGTTGCTGGATAATCTCACCTCTCAGCCTTCTTTGAAGTCAAGGGGTCCAAATACAGGTTACAAATCTTCTACAATTACAGACAATGGTCTGAgcgtttttctagtagtgcgtgTGCACGAATTAACCATGCTTTGTGCTAAACCTAATCGCTTGGTGTTAAGTATTTACATAATTTTACTGTCTCTGTGGACGAATCAGCTAAAGACATGTTATGCTGTATACTTTTATTTTCCCTATGCTATAGATCTGATTTTCACTTTCTGGAATGTTTTCTGTTCTGTGATGgaattattttccaaaaataccccatgGATTGGATCCTGTCTCTAGTATGTTTAAACAGGTTTGTGATTTAGGAGttggattctattttttttaaaagtagaaTGCAGTTATTTGTATTTGTTGTCATCTGTTTTTATCTTTTTGACGCAATGCAGCATGTTGCTACTGAAGGCACAACCTTGGTCAAACATGCAGAAGATGCTGCAAGTAATAAGAAGGCATAAAAGAGATTGCAGGTTGATCCTGCTACGTGGCCAATAATGATCTTTAGGGTCTGCTAGAAGGATTGGAGATTGCAGTTAAGCTTCTATCTAAGACATCACGCCAAGGACTTGATGAATTTAAGATATCATcttttggcatggctagaagctttgaaggaaacgagactcaagcaaaagtaaacacacagagagttgttggcacatagtaagctagataatgcaattgtatataaatgagttcattttttttataacatttactcactattggaataataatttgtatttgacatattagtgaaacgaattatatttgttatttttggtattttattttgtattttgagatttttaatgtattatttaatttgaaaattagtaaatctataaataatatttttttttaaacatttaaaattatgatacgcaaaaatgtgtgtcatcttcatttatgacatggcctttcttgacaggggctttcttgatacgcactgcgtgtcattaacacgcgcgtcgtaaggttatgacacgcgaatgcgtgtcgtcttcctttatgacagggccttccttgatacgcattgcgtgtcgtaaacgcgcgtcgtaaatgagccaCGTAAATGCCGTTCGTCTGTAGACGACGTGCTTTTgcacgtcgtctctctttatgacagggccttccttgacgagcatttgcgcgtcgtctgagccttttacgatgcgcaatgagcgtcgtaaaaggctgtttttctagtagtgtttgtaatgtcatagcacaaaagtcaccaagacttggctaatgaaattctAAGGTAttctatcagaaattgttacaagacaattccatagacgctaagtctcacattcaaagtacattcctttgaacatccttcttgcataaaagtttctaatctagccatagactctcaatatccaactcccaatatggaaacaattCTATATTTGCCatgtgacaactcattctaaatagaatcttatttattcaaaataatgtcaacatggtccatccaatactatacttccaactactcacaagcaacaaatccttggtgaaccttagatCATCCTTtggtagttgtttaattattttagccaaaaccgttctagtcctttttccctcataatgcgctaagcatttggaaaattttagaatgattaaacattatagcatatgtaatcgatcctatacccgaatcgTATGGAACAAGATTTATAATGTCTCACATGAAGACATGATAATTTACCAGTcttctgctataatatttctaattgccatgttctcataattttgattatgaaaaaggatgccgtaatcataaccaaattttgagaatgcaattatcctttccatatatagaatttcctcatgttgaaccatttcaaGACAACATTCAtctatatttgactaaatttgattaaaattctacaatctaagcctttagatttgaaatgaagtataatattctctccattaattatagcaaaacaacttttcaacccctacaacttggCAAAGTGAATCTTGGTttactataattaatattgctaacttgtaatacttgACAAAGTGAATCTTGGTTTACTATATTCAAAAgtgaatatattataattaaatgcGTACCATGAACTAGACGTTACAATTCTCCACCACTTGTCTtaaacttcgtccttgaagtctgttgCGTCGGGAAACAACTCCAGGTAgcgctccctcatctcctcctctggctcccaagtccactctgaattCTTGCGTTGtcgccactgcaccttcaccagctcaacTCTCTTATTCCTTAGATCCTTCGGCTTCTTTTTGGGAATGGATATtggtctctcgatgtaattcaggtggTCATtaacctaaatatcctctagaggcacaatatggaaaggataattgtGACtgagatactgaggatcacaaacaaggtgtgaataaccatgcaaatatacttggtaccctctATGTCATTTACCACccaatcaatgtgttggttaactacacacgctccattgatctatgataaacatcgggTCACCATTTGTCGCCATTACTAGTTcgtattagtgtgccggttatccACGCATGtttcactaacgacttggcagggtgcaaagtgtaatttcatggaatagcatcttttcatatttttcctaaagtaactaagattaggaattttacaaaaaaaatagttactttattgaacattatacttttagtgaGGAATTAGTTGTCCTAttctacctgttcggctaactaccctccaccaatcaaggaagcggcgggtgagagtggacacccattaaactatcattttataggcagtaaccttattcCCTCCTTCTAGATTGGCTTcttaaatgaggcctactaacggtaagactagcttaatttatatatatatatatatatatatatatatatatatatatatatatatatatatatatatatatatatatatcttataatattataatagtataagggttaaattttaaactttgccaaagccataaaccctagatttaataaactataactgaaattagggtttagatcttacctttgattgttatatatcaataacaatcaatccttggcttcagaaagcttagtgcttcaagtgttgcacctctaatggagtcacaaacaccactaagcaacttggatgaagagggaggagagaggaggcaccaaaaacagcTGGAAACTCTAAAGGaacacttagccacgtttttgggtctcaagggttctttaaataggtaggcaattagggttatctaacaaggaaaccctaatttgaccgcttaagccctaagcagcccatggaccccttctggaacatgccttggacgatttctaatgggcttccccatataattcgtccaacctattattccaaggtgatccatagcccaattgcaattatcttataattacaactccagtcccctaagaataattaatctattttagccacaaaattaattctttattaattcttgactaatattaattaaacaatatgatttctcctttaatatattattctcataatatattaataaatcataattaaacctttctctccttaattcatcctacatatttctatggtgaaggcaacccaaaagggccatgctcataatcgggtcaagtacataccaaaatagttatgggcttaaacactaaTCCTACACAAAAGTGCTTAATAGATGACTCAACGATTGTGCCTCTAGAAGATATTTAGGTTAATGAccacctgaattacatcgagagaccaATATCCATTCCCAAAAAGAAGCCGAAGGATCTAAGGAATAAGAGAgttgagctggtgaaggtgcagtggcgaCAACGTAAGaattcagagtggacttgggagccagaggaggagatgagggagcgcTACCTGGAGTTGTTTCCCGATGcaacagacttcaaggacgaagtttaAGACAAGTGGTGGAGAATTGTAACGTCTAGTTCATGGTACgcatttaattataatatattcacTTTTGAAGAgttactcaacgagttgggagacctagactcatcgagtagaaaCGAGATTGGCCGTGGGATTTTAAGTCGGCTATTCGACGGGTTGAgagcctcgactcgacgagtagggctgccaggaTGATACCCTAATTTCATGATTTTTCACCAtattaagcatcttaatccccattTGCTGGTCTCATTTCcatcctccaagtcccaaaccgtAATCCACGAAAGCCTAGTGCCTTGTATGAGCTTGTGAGTTGTTTTGAGTGaagattgtgtgttttgaagcttgttGAAAATGAGGAGCTTGGAGATCCAGgaggaagctagtagatccagaaacAACATCTCATCCTCTTCATTTTCTTGTAAGCAAGTCTCAACCTTGCTTAGTAGCTTGATAGATCTCCTTTTTGTCATTTTATGGGGGGTTTTTGGTCCAGGAAACATGATATTTGGgacatggacgtcccaagtgggtATACCTTCAGATGTATGACCTTGAGGGGCtcacatggcataaaggtgcaaactttatggctatGGAAGCCCCATGGAATCTATATGTTGCCATTTTAGCCCTTTTAGcttcaaaaggccatgcatgggaaGAAAGTTAGGAACTTTACATGTTCAAAGGATGTATATGGACTAGATCTATGTTAGTATGCTTTAGTTTGGAGTATGGATAATCTGCGGAACAAGATCTAATTCAtaaagatttagggtttgagctaaactcGTCAAATGAGGGTATTAGTGGGTAAAGTAggcaactttacccttaaaagtacATTTTCAGGGTTGATGAGAATtaatcttagatcgattagatctttcatagGTACAAGATGAagatcaaacaaaacaaacacaatAGTATTATGAACACTGAATAGAATCAAcgttatgcttatgattcaaatatagtcacacctcagcagagctcgatgaagaacttccactgtagaggcaagctagggtttacaaaaacttAATGAGAAAAATAATGAAAGTGTTAATTGCAAAGACTGCATGCATTcaacttaaatactaaaccctagaacaaaacatgcacggttggacatgcccaaaccggcaaccaaaactgggctaaggaccgagcccatgacgcaacactataagcccaacaatctccccctttgcgtcaaatgaggcgagagattatttcttctgagTTGACTTCACAGTCTTTTCCACCTTGAACAGCCGAGGAATGATAGCAAGAAGTGTCTGCCGAAATTGAATATACCATCTCAGCATATCAGTAAACATCTTCTTGTTGGCTATTGTGTTCTGATTGCACCTCTGAATAATCTCcaaaatgtgctccaagcaagcagtTGAGAAGAGGTATTTTTCAACAAGAGCGAACAAGCATTTCTGATCTTCACCCCTGATAAACATCACAGTGTGGTACTTCGAATCAATCCTACCCTTGACCATTGTGTTGACATCGCCTGCTCTGCCCATAGTTTTGatcgtggttcgcttgtgaatggcagaggcgatctcttggtccatcttcgctacttcgtgaatgtagcatacaagcattcGCTTGACATGGTCAATGATCGACTGATACTCCTATGGATTTGATAGTAAgatattgttgaggagtatccagtcgtgggGATTGAGGTTCAGTAGATCAGCAAGGGTGAAGTTGTGAACCGAGCCTTCAGATcctcgagtcactttgaatttCACATTAACAAACTTCCCTGTTGAGTAGGGCTTTAGAACCTTGACAATTGTGATCTTCTGCAAACTCCAAGTCAAGTACTAGGGTTGAGCGAACTCCAGGTAGAATTCCAATAGATCCCGATCCACCTTTGGTTCTGGAGATGGGATGGCAACAGTCGAGTTGAAGCagtgaaagatgaatgcctttgGCGTGATCGACATGTCAAattgtgcatccttggagttgtcaAGCCAGAACGACATCACAGGCTCAAGCCAAAGTGTACTTGGTTCATCTATGGCACATCTTTGGAGCAAATCAAGAGTCCATTCAGGAAAAATGGACTTCTTCTTTTCCAGGAGATCCTTTTCCTTTTGCTTCTGCTCCAGCTCAGCCTTTTGTTTCTTAAACCTTTCTTCAAGCTCTTTATCAGAAGATTTTGTCTTCTGAAAAGGATTTTCGGGATCCTTTTCATAAACATCTTCTTTATTATCAGTGTCATCCTCctcaattttcttcttcttcttcttcttgtctctATTACTGACCAAAGcttcattaaccttcggttcaGCAGTTGGTTTCGGTGCAGGAGGAGGTTGAGTCTTCGCtatcttctctcccccttgtttggGATTGACACTAGTCACCAGAACACCCTCGATACAACTAAGGATGTCCAGTTCAGTTCGAAGTTTGTCAGCCAAATGCCTGcggatggtgatggtgatgatgggaTCATGGGCTTCAAGGAGGTGAAGTAAGATGGAGTGAACATCGGCATCAGAGCTTCATATAACCTCCCTCTCAGACTTCAAGTCATTGAGTTCAGCTGTTGCAGTGCGAATTTTGAGATTCTCTATCTTCAGTTGAGAGGTTCTTTTGTTGAGTTCATCCATGATGGGATTTTCAACTGCCAACTCTACCTCCAATTGAGTCAATCGATCATTGACATTGTCGTGCAGAGTGGCATTGGCTGCTTCGATTGCTTGACGAGCAGCTTCAAGGTTGGACCGTTCAGGTTGAAGAGAACGTTGAAGGTTATCAACCGAGTCGTTCACAGTTTGAGAATTTTTCTGAGCTGCCACCGGCAAAGAATCCAAAAATAAGTGAGCCTCAAAAATTAGCTTATCAGACTTTTGCAGTCGCTTCTTTGCACTCCTTGGTGGAAGTCTCAACTGCAAGGGAGGCTTTCTGGCATTGGGAAGTGGAGGCGTCTATAGCCTTGGTTGCAGTAGTAAGGGAGGCATTGTGTTCTTGGACTACAGAGGAGAACAAAGCCTTTAAAGCAGCATCAGAATAAACCGCAGATGAAGAGGAGGAAAGCAGTTGATCGAGTTTGTCGTTGAATGCTTTGAGATGACGCTTGGTGACAGGTTCATCGTCGTTTTCATCACTTTGTACACGGTAAGGACTGAAAtaagtggaatcaaattccaaagCCTCATCGCCTAGAACTAGGGTGGTGTCAGTAGATGGGGTAGGTG of the Lactuca sativa cultivar Salinas chromosome 6, Lsat_Salinas_v11, whole genome shotgun sequence genome contains:
- the LOC111879633 gene encoding uncharacterized protein LOC111879633 encodes the protein MDRLHVPIMADSLLSSIATFHTTKPIVTDPTKYSFIGSIPDTMLACVSTASNVLQQYRKIPSSGPREITPAMVRSIEEDDKPAKRGKKTETQKKTKVTKPTKGQTPKNDSDSEYVPPKHKSAPPSESESESADDEASDLGDTPPRSPTPEIPVRSLPPSPPPVAILISIPPIFPIPASQPSTTIPIPTRIFTDTTNTTTTIGAHSTTPTPPVTTEPPITTEPPTTTKPLSPTPSTDTTLVLGDEALEFDSTYFSPYRVQSDENDDEPVTKRHLKAFNDKLDQLLSSSSSAVYSDAALKALFSSVVQEHNASLTTATKAIDASTSQCQKASLAVETSTKECKEATAKKNSQTVNDSVDNLQRSLQPERSNLEAARQAIEAANATLHDNVNDRLTQLEVELAVENPIMDELNKRTSQLKIENLKIRTATAELNDLKHLADKLRTELDILSCIEGVLVTSVNPKQGGEKIAKTQPPPAPKPTAEPKVNEALVSNRDKKKKKKKIEEDDTDNKEDVYEKDPENPFQKTKSSDKELEERFKKQKAELEQKQKEKDLLEKKKSIFPEWTLDLLQRCAIDEPSTLWLEPVMSFWLDNSKDAQFDMSITPKAFIFHCFNSTVAIPSPEPKVDRDLLEFYLEFAQP